In one window of Miscanthus floridulus cultivar M001 chromosome 12, ASM1932011v1, whole genome shotgun sequence DNA:
- the LOC136495409 gene encoding sugar transport protein MST1-like isoform X1, which produces MAGGVIVPSDGPATDYGGGLTLSVFMTCLVAASGGLIFGYDIGISGGVSEMEPFLRRFFPRVLERMAASAKGNEYCLYDSQTLTAFTSSLYVAGLFASLVASRVTRAMGRQAVMLMGGALFFAGGAVTGGAVNIAMLIVGRMLLGFGVGFTNQAAPLFLAEMAPSRWRGSLTAGYQFFLALGVLIANLVNYATAHVPWGWRVSLGLAGAPAVVIFVGALFLTDTPSSLVMRGRADRARAALLRVRGRDADVEAELRDITKAVEAARQSEDGAFRRMATRREYRPHLVLAVAVPMFFQLTGVIVLAFFAPLVFRTVGFGSNAALMGAVILGAVNLGSLVLSTLVIDRYGRKVLFMVGGIQMVICQVAIAWIMGAKIGKGGEAAMAHPYGVAVLVLTCLHTAGFGWSWGPLGWVIPSEIFPVDIRSAGQAMNVSIGLCLTFVQTQSFLAMLCRFKYATFAYYAAWVAVMTVFIALFLPETKGIPLESMGTIWGKHWYWKRFVDDGKSDVALT; this is translated from the exons ATGGCCGGAGGTGTCATTGTTCCGAGCGATGGCCCTGCCACGGACTACGGCGGAGGCCTGACGCTCTCGGTGTTCATGACCTGCCTTGTGGCTGCCTCGGGCGGCCTCATCTTCGGCTACGACATCGGCATCTCAG GCGGCGTCTCCGAGATGGAGCCGTTCCTGCGGCGCTTCTTCCCGCGCGTCCTGGAGCGGATGGCGGCGTCGGCCAAGGGCAACGAGTACTGCCTCTACGACAGCCAGACGCTGACGGCCTTCACGTCGTCGCTGTACGTGGCCGGGCTGTTCGCGTCGCTCGTGGCCAGCCGCGTGACCAGGGCCATGGGCCGGCAGGCCGTCATGCTCATGGGCGGCGCCCTCTTCTTCGCCGGCGGCGCCGTCACCGGTGGCGCCGTCAACATCGCCATGCTCATCGTCGGccgcatgctgctcggcttcggCGTCGGGTTCACCAACCAG GCCGCGCCTCTGTTCCTGGCCGAGATGGCGCCGTCGCGGTGGCGGGGCTCCCTCACGGCGGGCTACCAGTTCTTCCTGGCGCTTGGGgtgctcatcgccaacctcgtCAACTACGCCACGGCGCACGTCCCCTGGGGGTGGCGCGTCTCCCTGGGGCTCGCGGGCGCGCCGGCCGTCGTCATCTTCGTCGGCGCGCTCTTCCTCACCGACACCCCCAGCAGCCTCGTCATGCGGGGGCGCGCCGACCGGGCCCGGGCGGCGCTGCTCCGGGTGCGCGGGCGCGACGCCGACGTGGAAGCCGAGCTCAGGGACATCACCAAGGCCGTGGAGGCCGCGCGCCAGAGCGAGGACGGCGCGTTCCGCCGGATGGCCACCAGACGCGAGTACCGCCCGCACCtggtcctcgccgtcgccgtgcCCATGTTCTTCCAGCTCACGGGCGTCATCGTGCTCGCCTTCTTCGCGCCGCTGGTGTTCCGGACCGTCGGGTTCGGGAGCAACGCCGCGCTGATGGGTGCCGTCATACTCGGCGCGGTCAACCTGGGCTCCCTCGTGCTCTCCACCCTCGTCATCGACCGCTACGGACGGAAGGTGCTCTTCATGGTCGGCGGCATACAGATGGTCATCTGCCAG GTTGCGATTGCTTGGATCATGGGGGCGAAAATCGGCAAGGGCGGCGAGGCGGCAATGGCGCATCCATACGGCGTGGCGGTGCTGGTGCTCACCTGCCTGCACACCGCCGGGTTCGGGTGGTCATGGGGGCCGCTGGGGTGGGTGATCCCGAGCGAAATATTCCCGGTGGACATCCGGTCGGCGGGGCAGGCCATGAACGTCTCCATCGGCCTCTGCCTCACCTTCGTGCAGACGCAGTCGTTCCTCGCCATGCTCTGCCGCTTCAAGTACGCCACCTTCGCCTACTACGCCGCCTGGGTCGCCGTCATGACCGTCTTCATTGCGCTCTTCCTGCCGGAGACCAAGGGCATCCCGCTCGAGTCCATGGGCACCATTTGGGGGAAACACTGGTACTGGAAGAGGTTCGTCGACGACGGAAAGAGCGACGTGGCACTGACCTAA
- the LOC136495409 gene encoding sugar transport protein MST1-like isoform X2 encodes MQGGVSEMEPFLRRFFPRVLERMAASAKGNEYCLYDSQTLTAFTSSLYVAGLFASLVASRVTRAMGRQAVMLMGGALFFAGGAVTGGAVNIAMLIVGRMLLGFGVGFTNQAAPLFLAEMAPSRWRGSLTAGYQFFLALGVLIANLVNYATAHVPWGWRVSLGLAGAPAVVIFVGALFLTDTPSSLVMRGRADRARAALLRVRGRDADVEAELRDITKAVEAARQSEDGAFRRMATRREYRPHLVLAVAVPMFFQLTGVIVLAFFAPLVFRTVGFGSNAALMGAVILGAVNLGSLVLSTLVIDRYGRKVLFMVGGIQMVICQVAIAWIMGAKIGKGGEAAMAHPYGVAVLVLTCLHTAGFGWSWGPLGWVIPSEIFPVDIRSAGQAMNVSIGLCLTFVQTQSFLAMLCRFKYATFAYYAAWVAVMTVFIALFLPETKGIPLESMGTIWGKHWYWKRFVDDGKSDVALT; translated from the exons ATGCAAGGCGGCGTCTCCGAGATGGAGCCGTTCCTGCGGCGCTTCTTCCCGCGCGTCCTGGAGCGGATGGCGGCGTCGGCCAAGGGCAACGAGTACTGCCTCTACGACAGCCAGACGCTGACGGCCTTCACGTCGTCGCTGTACGTGGCCGGGCTGTTCGCGTCGCTCGTGGCCAGCCGCGTGACCAGGGCCATGGGCCGGCAGGCCGTCATGCTCATGGGCGGCGCCCTCTTCTTCGCCGGCGGCGCCGTCACCGGTGGCGCCGTCAACATCGCCATGCTCATCGTCGGccgcatgctgctcggcttcggCGTCGGGTTCACCAACCAG GCCGCGCCTCTGTTCCTGGCCGAGATGGCGCCGTCGCGGTGGCGGGGCTCCCTCACGGCGGGCTACCAGTTCTTCCTGGCGCTTGGGgtgctcatcgccaacctcgtCAACTACGCCACGGCGCACGTCCCCTGGGGGTGGCGCGTCTCCCTGGGGCTCGCGGGCGCGCCGGCCGTCGTCATCTTCGTCGGCGCGCTCTTCCTCACCGACACCCCCAGCAGCCTCGTCATGCGGGGGCGCGCCGACCGGGCCCGGGCGGCGCTGCTCCGGGTGCGCGGGCGCGACGCCGACGTGGAAGCCGAGCTCAGGGACATCACCAAGGCCGTGGAGGCCGCGCGCCAGAGCGAGGACGGCGCGTTCCGCCGGATGGCCACCAGACGCGAGTACCGCCCGCACCtggtcctcgccgtcgccgtgcCCATGTTCTTCCAGCTCACGGGCGTCATCGTGCTCGCCTTCTTCGCGCCGCTGGTGTTCCGGACCGTCGGGTTCGGGAGCAACGCCGCGCTGATGGGTGCCGTCATACTCGGCGCGGTCAACCTGGGCTCCCTCGTGCTCTCCACCCTCGTCATCGACCGCTACGGACGGAAGGTGCTCTTCATGGTCGGCGGCATACAGATGGTCATCTGCCAG GTTGCGATTGCTTGGATCATGGGGGCGAAAATCGGCAAGGGCGGCGAGGCGGCAATGGCGCATCCATACGGCGTGGCGGTGCTGGTGCTCACCTGCCTGCACACCGCCGGGTTCGGGTGGTCATGGGGGCCGCTGGGGTGGGTGATCCCGAGCGAAATATTCCCGGTGGACATCCGGTCGGCGGGGCAGGCCATGAACGTCTCCATCGGCCTCTGCCTCACCTTCGTGCAGACGCAGTCGTTCCTCGCCATGCTCTGCCGCTTCAAGTACGCCACCTTCGCCTACTACGCCGCCTGGGTCGCCGTCATGACCGTCTTCATTGCGCTCTTCCTGCCGGAGACCAAGGGCATCCCGCTCGAGTCCATGGGCACCATTTGGGGGAAACACTGGTACTGGAAGAGGTTCGTCGACGACGGAAAGAGCGACGTGGCACTGACCTAA